In Desulfonatronum thiodismutans, the genomic window CCGCGAGAGCTTCTTTTTTTTATGAAAACGCCGCAAACGATGCGGTTTATCTGGCAAACACCGCGCCCTTGGCCGCAGAAGCCGCCAAGCGGGCGTAGCGGCGCAGGAAGGGGGAAGTGATTTCCCGTTCCCGTGGCTTCCATTTTTCCCGTCGGGCCGCGAGCTCCCGGTCGTCCACCAGAAGGTTCAGCTTTCTACCGGGGATGTCGATCTCAATGCGGTCGCCTTCCTGGACCAGCCCGATGGGGCCGCCTTCCACCGCTTCCGGGGAGGCGTGACCGATGGCCGCGCCGCGGGTGCCGCCGCTGAACCGGCCGTCGGTGATCAGGGCCACGTCCTTGTCCAGGCCCATCCCGGCAATGGCCGAGGTGGGGGTGAGCATTTCGCGCATTCCGGGGCCGCCCTTGGGGCCCTCGTTGCGGATGATCAGCGCGTCGCCAGGGTTGATCCGGCCTTCGAGAATGGCCGCCACGGCTTCTTCCTCGCCCTCGAAAACCCGGGCCGTGGAGGTGCGGACCAGCATCTCCGGGGCCACGGCGGACTGTTTGACCACCGCGCCGTCCGGGGCCAGGGATCCCTTGAGGATGGCTATGCCGCCCTCGGGGCTGTAGGGCGCGGTGATCGGACGAATGACCCGGTCGTCCAGCACAGCGGCCTTTAAGGCCCGCAGATTGTCACCGAGACTGGCGCCGGTGACGGTCTGGACCGAGAGATCCAGCAGTTCGGCCTTGGCCAGTTCGGCCAACACCGCCTGGATGCCTCCGGCCCGGTGCAGATCCTCGATGTGGTCGCTGCCCGCCGGGGAAAGTCGGCACAGGTTCGGCGTGGAGCGGCTCAGTTCATCAAAGATGTCCAGGTTCAGGTCCAGATTCGCCTCGGCGAAGATGGCCGGCAAATGGAGCACGGTGTTCGTGGAGCAGCCCAGGGCCATGTCTGCGGTCACGGCGTTGCGCACCGACGCCGGGGTGACGATGTCTCGGGGCCGGATGTTCTTTTCCAGCAGTGTCATGACCTGGGCCCCGGCCTGTTTGGCCAGGCGGATCCGGGCCGCGGTGACGGCGGGGATGGTCCCGTTGCCGGGCAGGGCCAGGCCGATGGCCTCGGACAGACAGTTCATGGAGTTGGCCGTGAACATCCCCGAACAGGAGCCGCAGCCGGGACAGGCGCAGGTTTCCAATTCGTCCAGTTCATCCTGGGTCATCTGCCCCTTGCGCACCTTGCCCACGCCCTCGAAGACGGAGATCAGGTCCACGGCCTTGCCCTGCCACGCTCCGGCCAGCATGGGCCCCCCGCTGACCAGGATGGATGGGATGTTCAACCTGAGCATGGCCATGAGCATGGCCGGAACCACCTTGTCGCAGTTAGGGATGCAGACCAGGGCGTCGAAGGGATGGCCCATGGCCATGGCCTCGATGGAGTCCGCGATGATCTCCCGGCTGGGCAGGCTGTAGTGCATGCCCGGATGATTCATCGCCAGCCCGTCGCAAATCCCGATCACCGGAAACTCCATGGGCGTGCCCCCGGCGGAGCGGATGCCGTCCTTGACCGCCCGTGAGATGGTGTGCAGGTGAATATGGCCTGGAACCACCTCGTTGGCCGAGTTGACCACGCCGATCAGAGGGCGACGCATTTCGTCCCTGGTCATCCCCAGGGCGTGCAGAAGGGAGCGATGAGGGGCTTTTTCCAGGCCTTTGGTCATGGTGTCGCTACGCATGGGTACTCCTTAAAGCGGGTTTGGTTCGGCAAGATTTAAATAAATTACAAAAGTTTGAGGTCATTCTTGGTCATCTTTTTTCCCACAACGCCACCCAGCTGCTCAAAATTCCCATGCCCACGAGAACGGCCAGAAAACCCAGAATCTGAGGGGACGGCAGATAGTCCAGGCGCAGCCACAGGGGCGGGAAGTGGAGCAGGTCTCGCAGGCTGAGTTGGACGCCTTTGAGCATCAACAGGGCCAGAATTCCGCCGAGCAGGCCGAGCACGGCGCCGGTGACGAGCATGGGCAGTTGGATGTACCACCGGGCCGCGCCGACCAGGCGTAGGATTTCCACCTCGTTCCGGCGGTGCAGTTGGGACAGCTTGATGGTGTTGCCCACCACCAGGGCCAGAACCACGCCGAGAAAAAGGATCAGCGGCCAGATAACCTGATTGCTGAACCGGGCCCAACCTCGGGCCAGGTCCAATTGCAGAGGATTGAAGCTGACCTTCTCCACCCCCTCCAGGGACTCCAGATACAGATATGTGGCCTTGGCCCAGGTCTGCTGGTCGTCGTCCCGGACCGAGAAGGTCAGCAGAGCCGTGGCTGGAAGGGGATTGTGGCCTTGCAGCCAGACGAAGTCCCCGGTCCCGCCGAGTCGCTGCATGAGCAGTTCCAGGGCCTGGTCTCCGGAAAAAGTCTTGATCTCCGCGAGGTGCTCCAGCTCCCGCAAGGCGTCCCACTGGGTCCGGACCAGTTCCTGTTCCGCCTCCGGCTGCCAGTAGATCTGGAACTGGATGTCCCCGCCGGCGCGTTGCAGCTCCAGATCCAGATTATGCAGCACGAGCAGGAACAGCCCGCCCAGGAAGGCAACCAGGGTCACGGCGGCCAGGGTGAGTACCTGGATCCAGGGATGACGACGGATATCCGTCACTCCCTGGAGCATCAGCTTGAGCACGATACGGAACATCAGCGTTCACTCCGGACGGTTCATGTCGGAACGTCCATGTCCCAGTTGGTCCAGTTCACGGCCCCGTCCTCAAGGTGCAAAATCTTGGCGTCCGGCACGCAGGCCAGGATTTCCTGGTTGTGGGTGGCCAGGACGATGGTCGTGCCGTGGGCGTGAAACTGGAGGAAGATGCTCATCAGGCGCATGGCCAATTCCCGGTCCAGGTTGCCGGTGGGCTCGTCGGCCAGGAGCAGTTGCGGCCCCACCACCACGGCCCGGGCGATGGCCACCCGCTGTTGTTCGCCGCCGGAGAGTTGGGCGCAGGGAACGTGCATCTTGTTTTCCAGGTCCAGGCCCCGGAGGACCGCCCGGACCCGCCGTTCGGTGTGGGTGCGGGGCATGTTCCGCACTTCCAGGGCCAGGGCCACGTTGGCGAACACGGTGCGTTCCGGCAGGATTTTGAAGTCCTGAAACACCACGCTTACCTCCCGGCGCAGGAGGTGAATCCGCCGGGCCTTGAGGGTATGAAGGTCGAACCCGGCCACGGTTCCCTGGCCCCGTTTCAGGGGTATCGCGCCGTGGAGCAGGCGGAGCAGGGTGGTCTTACCCGCGCCGCTGGGCCCCACCAGGAACAGGAAATCGCCCTTGCGAAGCTCCAGGGAGATGTTCTTCAGGGCCCACTGGGTCCCGAAGCTGTAGGAAACGTGGCGCAGGCTGATCATCACGTTCGCGGGGTCATCCGCATTTGGTGTAGCCGCAACCCTGGCAGACGAAGCAGCCTTCCTGGAAGATCAGCTCCTTGCCGCAGTCCGGGCATTCCGGCTTGACCAGCGAATTGGTCATTTCAGCCTTGCGGCCCTGGAGATACCGGCTTTCAAGAATCCAGGACACGGCGTCCGGGATGGACAGCAGCATGTCCTTTTTCTGGAACACCGGGTGCTCGCCGCCAATGCCCTTGAGCTGACTGACGATGTCCTCCACGCCCACTCCGGAACGCAGGGCCAGGGAGACCAGCCGACCGATGGCCTCGGCCTTGGCCGTGATGGACCTTCCGGACTTGCCGATGGTGGCGAAGACCTCGAAGGGCCGCCCGTCCACCTCGTTCACCGTGAGATACAGAAAACCATAGCCGGTCTTGACCTTCTGGGTGAAGCCGTAGACCACGTCCGGTCGATCCCGGACCACGCGATGGGACTTTTCCGCCTCCTTGGGCTTGCCGCCGTCTCCGGTGCAGAGCACCTGGGTGCTTTTGCAGCCGTCCCGGTAGACCGTGACGCCTTTGCACCCCATTTCATAGGCCATCCAGTAAATGTTCCAGATGTCCTCCTGGGTGGCCGCGTGGGGCAGATTCACGGTCTTGGACACGGCGTTGTCCGTGAACTTCTGGAAGGCGGCCTGCATTTTCAGGTGCCAGATCGGCTCGATGTCGTGGGCCGTGACGAAGACCTTGCGGACGTCCTCCGGCAGGTAGTCGATATGATGAATGGTTCCTTTGGCCGCAACTTCCTCCATCAGTTTGGGGCTGTGGCATTCGGCCTCGTGCAGGGCCTGCTCGAACCAGGAGTTGGCCTCCAGCAGCCGTTCCCCGTCCATGACCTGACGCACGAAGCTCAAGGCGAAGAGCGGCTCCACACCGGACGAGCAGCCGGCCAGGATGGACAGGGTGCCCGTAGGCGCGATGGTCGTGGTGGTGGCGTTGCGAAACGGCCCCTGATTGTGTTCGGCGAAGGTGGACTCCGCGAAGGCCGGAAAGGGTCCGCGTTCCTCGGCCAGCTTTTTGGAAGCGCTTTGGGACTCGAACTGAACGAAATGCATAATCTTTTCGGCCAAATTCAGGGCTTCCTGGCTGTTGTAGGGAATATGCAGCCGGAACAACAGGTCGGCCCAGCCCATAACGCCCAGTCCGATCTTGCGGTTCATCCGGACGGTCTCGGTGATCTTTTCCAGCGGATAGCGCGACGCGTCGATGACGTTGTCCAGAAAACGGACGCAAAGATGAATGTCCCGCTTCAGGTCGTCCCAAAGGATGTCGTCCTTGCCGGAGTTCTGGACATACCTGGAAAGATTGATGGAACCGAGGTTGCAAGCCTCGTAGGGGAGTAGCGGTTGTTCACCGCAAGGATTCGTGCTCTCGATTTCGCCCTGCTTGGGGGTGGGATTGTCGCGGTTGATGCGGTCCAGGAAGATGATGCCGGGGTCGCCGCTTTCCCAGGCCTTTTGGACCAGCAGGCCGAACACCTCGCGGGCGTTGAGTCGGGCCTTGACCTGTTTTGTGTGTGGCGCGAAAAGGTCATATTCCTCGTCTTTTTCCACGGCCTGCATGAACACTTCCGTCAATCCAATGGAAAGATTGAAGTTGTTCAGATCCCCGTCTCGTTCCTTGGCCCGGATGAAATCCAGAACATCCGGATGGTCCACCCGGAGGATGCCCATGTTCGCGCCGCGCCGGGTTCCGCCCTGTTTGACCTGCTCCGTGGCCGTGTTGAAGATCCGCAAAAAGGAGATCGGTCCGGAGGCGATGCCGCCGGTGGAGCCGACCCGGCTTTTCTGGGGCCGCAGGCGGGAGAAGGAAAAGCCCGTTCCGCCGCCGGATTTGTGGATCAGGGCCGCGTACTTGATGGCGTCGAAAATCTCCTCCATGGAGTCTCCCACCGGGAGCACGAAACAGGCGGCCAGTTGACCGAGATCCGTGCCCGCGTTCATCAAGGTCGGCGAGTTTGGCAGGAAGCGGTATGTGGTCATCAGCTCGTAAAACCGATGGGCCAACTCGTCCACGGAATACGGAGAAGCCGGGTATTTGGCCTCTTCCTCGGCGATGGCTGAGGCCACGCGCCAATAGAGTTCCTGGGGCGTTTCCAGGATTTCCCCTTGGCCACCCTTGCGCAGATAGCGCTTGTTCAGAACGACTTCGGCGTTGGGCGGCAGAACGGGATGGGGAAGGTCATCGGGAACCGTCGTCGGTTCCGAAACAATGCCGGCGGCAATGGAGGGTGACGTCACAAGCGGTCTCCTAGGTAAAAAAGCATGATCGCCGCTCATCACGGCGGTCATGCGCGGTTTAAGAAAAGGGTAACTACTACTCAGCTCATCCAAAATTCGGACTGGATACCCGTGAAGGCGGGTATCCAGCTTCGGGGTGAGGCTCTAACCAAGCTGTGCTGAATAGTTACAGAAAAGGAGGTCATGGAACAGGTCGGAGAGTCGGGCCTACTGTATCATCCAGCGGCCCTGATCCACCTTGACGATGATCAGGGAGTCGGTATCCAGGCCGTTGTGGTCTTCCTCGGACAGGGTGAAGATGCCGCTGACCCCGACGAAGCCGGAGGTTTGACGGATGGCGTCCCGGATAGCCGTTGGATTGTCCGGGCCGACCTCGCGCAGGGCGTTGGCGATGAGCATGATCGCGTCCCAGGCGTAGCCGGAGTGGGTGTTCAGGGGATACTGGCGCTCGAAGTCGTACACTTCGCGATAGAGCCGGATGAATTCCGTAACCACGGCCTTTTGCGGATCGTCGTCCGGAAGCTGGTCCGCGGCCATCAGCTTGGTGGAAGGCATGTAGGTGCCTTCGGCGGCGTCGCCGGCCAGTTCCAGATACTTGGGGTCCGGAATCCCGTGGCAGTGCATCAGGGGAATGTTCAGACCCAGCTGCTGGACGTTCTTGCTGACCAGGGCCGCGGCCGGGCCGATGGTCCAGCAGATGATGAATTCGGGATTCGTGGCTCGGATTTTGACCAGTTGGGTGGTCATGTCCGTGTCCGTGGGGGCGAACTGCTCGTTGGCCGTGATGGTGATCCCGAAATCCTCGGCCAGACTGGTCAACCAGGTCAGACCGTCCCGGCCGAAGCCGTCGCCGGCCGTGAGCAGGCCGACCCGGGTCACGCCTTGGCTTTGTAAATACTCATAGACCCGGCTCACGGCCACGGAGGAACGCTGCGGGCTTTTGAAGATCCAGTCGAAGTCTCCGAAGCGTCCGCCCATGATTACGGGATCTCCGCCCACGGTCATCACGGTGGGCATTTGGCGCTGATGCAGATAGGCCTTGACCGCCATGCCGGTGTCCGTACGGGTCGGTCCGACCAGGGCCGTGACCCGCTCCCGCTCCACCAGTCGGCGGGCGGCCAGCAGAGCCTTCTGGGGATCGCTCTCCGTATCCGCGACGACCAGTTCCAGAGGGCGACCGTTGATGCCCCCGGCCTGATTGATCCGGTCCACGGCCATTTCCGCCACCAGCTTGGTGGGCGTGCCGATGAACGCCGCCGGTCCGGAGAGGGCGAAGAACGCGCCGATCTTGATGGGTTGTCCGGCGGGAGCGGTTCCGGAAACGCAGAGCAGGGCCAGGGTTGCGATAAAAGTAACAACTTGTTTTTTCATGTAAAAACCTCCTTGTGCAACGACAGGGTCAATCTTGATATTCCTAATGGATAGCCCGAGGAAAGTACACCTGAAGAAAAAGGCGGAAAGCGGGAAAAAGTGGAGCGGCGTTCAGCGTTGAAAATGATCAAAACCTTGAGATCGCATTTTTTTTCCATTGAGAAGGATTCCGGGTTCCGCCGTCACGACGCCCAATCGCCGTACCGTGGAATTTATTTCCCGCAGCCGCTCCCAATCCGTTGCCGCTACAACTCCCAGCAATGCGTAGTCTTCCCCTCCCAGCACCGCCCATTCGGCCCCGTCCACCCCGCTTTGCCGGGCAAACAGGCGCAATTCCGGATGTAGCGCCTCAGTGCCCAGGGTCAGGGAACATCCCAGGCCCGCCCCCAGGAAACGCGGTAAATCACGGGCCAGCCCGTCGGAAACGTCCATCATGCCGCGTACCTCGGGTGTCCGGCTCAACGCCGTGGCCGTCGAGACCCGCATGACGGGTCGCAAATGGGCCTGGACCGCGACGGGGCAATCCGCCGGAGTCGAGTTGTTCTTGATGGTATTTGGATTCAGGCCGCCCTCGAGAAGGGCCAATCCCAGCCTGGCCAAGCCTATTTCGCCCACCAGAAAAAGCACGTCTCCAGGTCGGGCTTGAACCCGGCGCAGAAACCTGCCGCCCTCGGGCCGTTCCCCCCAGATGGTCACGGCCACGCCCAGATACGGCGCATCGGAGAGATCGCCTCCGGCCAGATACAGGTCATGTTCCGCGGCCAGTTCGGCCATGCCGCGAAAAAAGGCTTCCCAGAATCCACGTTCCAGGTGTTTGGGGGCCATCAGGTTCAGGACGAACCCCAGGGGTTTGGCCCCCATGGCCGCGATGTCGCTGATGTTCACGGCCAGGGCTTTGTAGCCGATATTCTCCGGCGCGAAGTAGGCCATCCGGAAATGGGCGTCCTCCAAAAATAAATCCGAGGACACGCACAGGGATTCCCGGCAGTCGATCACGGCGCAATCATCGCCCCGGCCAAGAGGCAGCCGGTGGTGGGTGCTGGGAAAATAGCGGTCGATCAGGGCCAGAAAGGCGTCTTCGGAGCGAAGGCCGTCGGGATGGGGGGGGGCAAGGGGGATTGCGGTGGTCATGCGGTGAAGGGTTGGCTTGGTGTGGGCAAATTACGGTTCGTCGATCCGCTACGGTCTTTTCGCTCGAAGCGCTCCAAAAAGCAACGAGCGCATTCCCCGAGCCCCTACCCAAGTAGTTGACCTTTTCTTCACAAGAAGGAATAAAGGTTTTTTTCCACTGTTCGCGGATTCGCGTTCCAAGCCTCGCGGCTTTTCATTCGTGATTTTGGCCCCAATTTTCATCCCCCTGTCAAGGAGGTTGTCTCGATGCTGTTTTCTTTTGGCCCCGGTCCCCAAGGCCCATACGACCCGCGGGATCCATTTCCGCAGTTCAAGGTCGAGGAGATGGATTTTTCCAAGTTCCATCGCTTCCTGCGGTTGGGCCTGCTTGGTTTGGCGTTGATCATCCTGTGGTCCGGACTGAACTGGGCCCAGGGCTTTTACACCGACTGGCTCTGGTACAGTTCCCTGGACCATCAAAGCGTGCTTTGGAAGGTCGTGACCACCAAAGTGTGGTTGTATGTGGGAGCGGTGCTCGTCTTCCTGGCCCTGGCCGTCCCCAATCTGGTCGCGGTGGTCCGGATAACCGGGCGGATGTTTCCCCGGGGCGGGCACAAGTTGCCGCCGGGGATTTACGACTCCGCCCGGAGCGTGCTGATCTGGCTTGCCGGCGGCGTCGTGGCCCTGGGGGCATTCATGCTGGCCTCCGGACCGGCAGGAGAGTGGAACGTCGTCCTGCGCTACCTGCATCAGGTGCCTTTCGGCGAGGCCGACCCGATCTTCAACAACGACTATTCCTTTTACATCTTCAGCTTGCCCGCCCTGGAATTTTTCCGCTCCTGGCTGGTGGGCCTGACCGTGCTCGTGGCGATCATCGTCGCGGCCTTCTACTACATGAACAGCATCCTGCGCGGCGAGGCCTTTGCCTTCCGGGGGCCGATTCTTTCGCATCTGGCCGTCCTGGGCGCGTTCCTTTTCGTGCTTATCGCCGCGGGCCATTGGCTGTCCAGGTACGACCTGCTCTATTCGACTATGGGCGCGGTCTACGGGGTGGGCTATACGGACAATCTGTTCAACCTGCCCTCCAGGGCGTTCATGGCCGTGGTGGCCTTGGTCGCCGCGGGGGCGCTCCTGGCCGCGGCCAAGACCGGGCGCAAGGAATTGGCCGTCTGGTCCGTGGGCGCGTGGTTCGGCTTGAACATCGTCCTGGGCAGCCTGGTTCCCGGGCTGATCCAGCGTTTGGTCGTGGAACCCAGTGAATTGGCTCGGGAAACGACCTACTTGGCCAACAACATCAGCCACACCCGTCAGGCCTTTGGTCTGGAGGGGCTGCGGTCCATGAGCCATCCGGCCCTGGGCGAGGTGGACCATGCCACGGTGGAGGCCAACCAGGGCACCATCCAGAACATCCGGCTCTGGGATGAAGGCCCGCTGATGCAGAGCTACAACCAGATCCAGTTCTTCCGCCTGTACTACGACTTCCTGGCCGTGCATACCGATCGCTATACCGTGAACGGCGAACTGCGTCAGGTCATGCTGGCCACCCGGGAGCTTTCCGCGGAAAAACTTCCCACCGAGGCCCAGCGCTGGGTCAACCGGCACCTCCAGTTCACCCACGGCTACGGCGTGGCCATGAGCCCGGTGACCGAGGTCCAGTCCGGCGGCCGTCCGGACTTTTTCGTCCGCGACCTTCCGCCCACCGGGGAGATTCCCCTGGACCGCCCGGAACTCTACTACGGCCTGAAGAGCCTGGATTATGTGATCGTGAACAGCCGGATGCAGGAGTTCAATTTCCCCGGCCCGGACGGTCCGGTGTACACTCACTATGAGGGTGACGGCGGGGTCCAGCTCGGCTCCTTCTTCCGCCGCCTGATGTACGCCTGGCAGTTCAAGGACGTGAACATCCTGATTTCCGGAGAGGTCACGCCGGAAAGCCGTATCCAGTACCGGCGCACAGTACCGGAGCGCTTCACCACCGTGACCCCGTTCCTGCTGCGCGACCGGGAAGCCTACTCCGTGGTGGCCGACGGTCGGCTGTACTGGATCCAGGACGCTTACACCACCACGAATCGTTATCCCTATTCCACGCCCTGGGAGCGTCGGTTTAACTACATCCGCAACAGCGTCAAGGCCGTTGTGGATGCCTATCACGGAACCCTGACCTACTACGTGTTCGACGAAAGTGATCCGCTGATCAGCACCTATCAGGCCATGTTCCCGGACCTGTTCAAACCCCAGTCCGAGATGCCGGAGCACCTCCGGGCCCATGTGCGCTATCCCCAGGATCTGTTCACGGTTCAGACCCAGATGCTGCTACAGTACCACATGGAAGACCCGGTGGTCTTCTACAACAAAGAAGACCAGTGGTCCGTGCCCATGCAGCATTCCTTCGGCCAGACGGAAATCCTGCGGCCCTACTATATCGTAGCCCGCCTGCCAGGCGAAGAGAAGGAAGAGTTCCTGCTCATCCAGCCCTTCACGCCCATCAACCGGCACAATCTGGTGGGCTGGATGGCCGCGCGCAGCGACGGGGAGAATTACGGAGACATGATCCTGTTCCGCTTCCCCACGGGCCGCCACGTGGACGGTCCCAGCCAGGTGGAGGCGCGCATCGACAACGACGCGGTCATCTCCGAGCAGTTCACCTTGTGGGGCCAGGTCGGCTCCGAGGTCTTCCGGGGCATTCTCCTGGTCATCCCCATCGGGGATTCCATCCTCTACGCCGAACCGGTCTTCCTGCGCCCGGAAACCATTGATTTTCCGGAGCTGCGGCGGATCATCCTGGCCGACTCCCGGCAGGTGGTCATGCACCAAACCCTGGACGCCTCCATCAGCGCCCTGGTGGGCGACCTCCCACCCGTGGCCCCGGTGGTGGAGACCGTGGAAGATGAGGATGCGCCGAGGCCGCTGATTCAGCTTCCGGACTTCAACCAGGGCCTGCGGGACGCCGTGGACAAGCTCCAGGAAGTGGTGGATCAGTTGCGTCGATTGATGCAGTAGCCGTCCCCTGAACAACCATCCCGAAGCCGTGCCCGCTGCACGTCGCCCAGGCGACCAGCGGGCACGGCTTTTTTTTGTGTAAGGTGACCACCGAGATGAAGCCGGAGGAAAGGGACCGGGTTCAGCTTGGGGCCTTTGTCGCCCTGGACGCCTTGGCGCTCCAGACGCTCCATGACCAGCTCCTGCTCGCGGCAGAGATTGTCCATGCCTGGCCTTGGGCTGCCCGCCGGAATCCCTCGGGCTTGACGCTGACCGGGAGAGATGGTTTCTCGACCAAATGGGGTAGGGTTTGACAAGGTACGGTTTCGGGTACGGCCCCGGGGGCACGGAATTCGGGGACGAATGACAGCGAGCGTTGCCAACGGCAAAAGGAGTCCGCAATGAGCAAATACATCGGCGCAGTGGATCAGGGGACCACGTCATCCAGGTTCATCATTTTCAACAGGAATGGAGAAATCGTGGCCATGGATCAGAAGGAGCACGCCCAAATTTTTCCCAAGCCGGGATGGGTGGAGCATGATCCCCTGGAGATCTGGACCAATACCCAGGAAGTTATCGCCGGGGCGCTGCGCAAGGCCGGAATCCGGGGCCGGGATCTGGCCGGCCTGGGCATCACCAATCAACGCGAAACCGTGGTGGCCTGGGATCGACGAACCGGCAAGCCCTTTTCCAACGCCATTGTCTGGCAGTGCACCAGGTCGCACGAGATATGCAAGGAACTCTCCGCGGACGGCGGCGTGGATCGGTTTCGGAGCAAGACCGGTTTGCCCGTGGCCACGTATTTCAGCGGCCCGAAGATCAAATGGATCCTGGACAACGTGCCCGAGGCCCGCGAGGCAGCGGATCAAGACCGGATCATGTTCGGAACCATGGAGACCTGGGTCATCTGGTGGTTGACCGGGGGCCCCATGGGCGGGGCGCACGTCACCGACGTGACCAATGCCTCCCGGACCATGCTCATGGACCTGGCCACCTTGGAATGGGACGACGAAATCCTGTCCGTCCTGGGCATTCCCCGCCGGGGCCTGCCCCGGATCGTGCCCAGCAGCGCGGCCGAGTCCTGGGGGCCGACCATGGAAGATGGGCCGTTGGGGGACAGGGTGCCGGTCTGCGGGGCCCTGGGGGATCAGCAGGCCGCCCTGGTGGGACAGGCCTGCTTTGAAATCGGCGAGGCCAAGAACACTTACGGCACGGGGTGCTTTTTGCTGCTGAACACCGGTCAGACCCCCATGCCGTCCAAGCACGGCCTGGTGACGACCCTGGCCTACCAGATCGGCGCGGAGAAGCCGGTGTACTGCCTGGAGGGGTCCATTGCCGTGGCCGGATCCCTGGTCCAGTGGTTTCGGGACAATCTGGGGCTGATCGAGCAGGCCCGGGATATCGAGCGCCTGGCCAAGCTCGCCGTGGACAACGGCGGGGTGTACATCGTCCCGGCCTTTTCCGGCCTGTTCGCGCCCTATTGGCGGCCCGACGCCCGGGGAGCCATCGTCGGCCTGACCCGATACGTGAACAAGAATCACCTGGCACGGGCCGTGCTTGAAGCCTGCGCTTATCAGACCAAGGACATTGTCCAGGCCATGAACAAGGATTCCGGGGTGGACCTGAAAAAACTCAAGGTGGACGGCGGCATGGTCGCCAACGAGCAGCTCATGCAGTTCCAGGC contains:
- a CDS encoding UPF0182 family membrane protein, encoding MLFSFGPGPQGPYDPRDPFPQFKVEEMDFSKFHRFLRLGLLGLALIILWSGLNWAQGFYTDWLWYSSLDHQSVLWKVVTTKVWLYVGAVLVFLALAVPNLVAVVRITGRMFPRGGHKLPPGIYDSARSVLIWLAGGVVALGAFMLASGPAGEWNVVLRYLHQVPFGEADPIFNNDYSFYIFSLPALEFFRSWLVGLTVLVAIIVAAFYYMNSILRGEAFAFRGPILSHLAVLGAFLFVLIAAGHWLSRYDLLYSTMGAVYGVGYTDNLFNLPSRAFMAVVALVAAGALLAAAKTGRKELAVWSVGAWFGLNIVLGSLVPGLIQRLVVEPSELARETTYLANNISHTRQAFGLEGLRSMSHPALGEVDHATVEANQGTIQNIRLWDEGPLMQSYNQIQFFRLYYDFLAVHTDRYTVNGELRQVMLATRELSAEKLPTEAQRWVNRHLQFTHGYGVAMSPVTEVQSGGRPDFFVRDLPPTGEIPLDRPELYYGLKSLDYVIVNSRMQEFNFPGPDGPVYTHYEGDGGVQLGSFFRRLMYAWQFKDVNILISGEVTPESRIQYRRTVPERFTTVTPFLLRDREAYSVVADGRLYWIQDAYTTTNRYPYSTPWERRFNYIRNSVKAVVDAYHGTLTYYVFDESDPLISTYQAMFPDLFKPQSEMPEHLRAHVRYPQDLFTVQTQMLLQYHMEDPVVFYNKEDQWSVPMQHSFGQTEILRPYYIVARLPGEEKEEFLLIQPFTPINRHNLVGWMAARSDGENYGDMILFRFPTGRHVDGPSQVEARIDNDAVISEQFTLWGQVGSEVFRGILLVIPIGDSILYAEPVFLRPETIDFPELRRIILADSRQVVMHQTLDASISALVGDLPPVAPVVETVEDEDAPRPLIQLPDFNQGLRDAVDKLQEVVDQLRRLMQ
- the glpK gene encoding glycerol kinase GlpK, coding for MSKYIGAVDQGTTSSRFIIFNRNGEIVAMDQKEHAQIFPKPGWVEHDPLEIWTNTQEVIAGALRKAGIRGRDLAGLGITNQRETVVAWDRRTGKPFSNAIVWQCTRSHEICKELSADGGVDRFRSKTGLPVATYFSGPKIKWILDNVPEAREAADQDRIMFGTMETWVIWWLTGGPMGGAHVTDVTNASRTMLMDLATLEWDDEILSVLGIPRRGLPRIVPSSAAESWGPTMEDGPLGDRVPVCGALGDQQAALVGQACFEIGEAKNTYGTGCFLLLNTGQTPMPSKHGLVTTLAYQIGAEKPVYCLEGSIAVAGSLVQWFRDNLGLIEQARDIERLAKLAVDNGGVYIVPAFSGLFAPYWRPDARGAIVGLTRYVNKNHLARAVLEACAYQTKDIVQAMNKDSGVDLKKLKVDGGMVANEQLMQFQADVLDVPVIRPMVTETTCLGAAYAAGLAVGYWQSKEELCRNWSVDKIWEPGMSATDREAGYKGWLKAVERTYIWVE